From the Microplitis mediator isolate UGA2020A chromosome 6, iyMicMedi2.1, whole genome shotgun sequence genome, one window contains:
- the LOC130670203 gene encoding uncharacterized protein LOC130670203 translates to MYAMDEHIQGFSSWMQYVIHRGGSRTILQMGVLVGSLVGFINPTNAIEVIDVVWSMAAGHLPPELTRARWFFEGALESTGPFEVVMAPNHEEIETLSVCLMETAESLLRDWTRELLRLQ, encoded by the exons atgtacGCCATGGACGAGCACATCCAGGGCTTTTCGTCCTGGATGCAGTATGTAATTCACCGCGGTGGATCCAGG aCCATCTTGCAAATGGGCGTGCTCGTTGGTAGTTTGGTCGGGTTTATAAATCCGACCAATGCTATCGAGGTAATAGACGTGGTGTGGTCGATGGCTGCGGGGCATCTTCCACCGGAATTGACCCGTGCTCGGTGGTTTTTTGAAGGTGCCCTGGAGTCCACGGGGCCATTTGAAGTCGTCATGGCCCCGAACCACGAGGAGATTGAGACGCTGTCGGTCTGCCTCATGGAGACGGCCGAGAGCCTATTACG tgactGGACTCGGGAACTCCTAAGGCTCCAGTAG